Proteins found in one Rhodovulum sp. MB263 genomic segment:
- the flgG gene encoding flagellar basal-body rod protein FlgG has translation MRALQIAATGMSAQQMRVEVISNNLANMSTTGYNARRADFADLHYQQVARPGTINANDGTVLPTGVQLGLGVRPAAVSVVLAQGSLSQTNGDLDVAIDGRGYLEVTLPSGQAAYTRDGALKRTGDGLIVTSDGYTVSPGITIPDDVRSLSVNSEGEVYAYFDGEVQAQLLGQFNLTMFSNDKGLEAIGSNLFVETEASGAALVGTPGVDGFGTLRQGYLEDSSVDAVREITDLIEAQRGYELNAKVITAADQMMSATTQVR, from the coding sequence ATGCGCGCTCTTCAGATCGCCGCGACCGGCATGTCGGCCCAGCAGATGCGGGTCGAAGTCATCTCGAACAACCTCGCGAACATGAGCACCACGGGCTACAATGCCCGCCGCGCCGATTTCGCCGACCTACATTATCAGCAGGTCGCACGGCCCGGAACCATCAATGCCAATGACGGCACGGTTTTGCCGACCGGTGTGCAGCTGGGGCTGGGCGTGCGACCGGCCGCGGTGTCGGTGGTGCTGGCCCAGGGGTCGCTGTCGCAGACCAATGGCGACCTCGACGTTGCCATCGACGGCCGCGGCTATCTGGAGGTGACGCTGCCCTCGGGCCAAGCCGCCTATACCCGCGACGGAGCGTTGAAACGCACCGGAGACGGGCTCATCGTCACCTCCGACGGCTATACCGTGAGTCCGGGCATCACCATTCCCGACGATGTTCGCAGCCTCTCTGTCAACTCCGAAGGCGAGGTCTATGCGTATTTCGACGGTGAGGTCCAGGCTCAGCTGCTGGGTCAATTCAACCTCACAATGTTCAGCAATGACAAGGGGCTCGAAGCGATCGGTTCGAACCTCTTCGTCGAGACCGAGGCGTCGGGCGCGGCACTTGTCGGCACGCCCGGCGTCGATGGTTTCGGCACGTTGAGGCAGGGCTATCTCGAAGACAGTTCTGTCGATGCGGTGCGCGAGATCACGGATTTGATCGAAGCGCAGCGCGGTTACGAACTGAATGCCAAGGTCATCACCGCCGCAGACCAGATGATGAGTGCGACGACACAGGTGCGTTGA
- a CDS encoding flagellar hook-basal body complex protein — translation MQTTGYTTLTRQSGLMREMQSIANNIANSSTIGYRREGLIFSEYIFDVDGPGGSLSMAEANVRNTDFSQAPLTQTKGTFDFAIEGEGFFLLNTPQGQRLTRAGSFTPDAAGNLVSPDGYQLLDAGGAPVFAPPDAASLAVSADGTISADGRPLTQIGVYLPADPKAMTHVAGTLFDPGGATQPVLDSSILQGFVEQSNVEPVTEISRMIEVQHAYELGQKFLEREDERIRDVIRTLGSSS, via the coding sequence GCAAACCACCGGCTACACCACGCTCACCCGGCAATCGGGCCTGATGCGCGAGATGCAGAGCATCGCCAACAATATCGCCAACAGTTCGACCATCGGCTATCGCCGAGAAGGGCTGATCTTTTCGGAATATATCTTCGATGTCGACGGGCCGGGCGGATCCTTGTCGATGGCCGAGGCCAATGTGCGCAATACCGATTTCAGCCAGGCGCCGCTGACACAGACCAAGGGAACCTTCGATTTCGCCATCGAAGGCGAAGGATTCTTCCTGCTCAATACCCCGCAGGGCCAGCGTCTGACCCGGGCCGGCAGCTTCACGCCCGATGCGGCCGGCAATCTGGTTTCGCCCGACGGCTATCAGCTACTCGATGCCGGCGGCGCGCCGGTCTTTGCCCCGCCCGATGCCGCCTCCTTGGCGGTCTCCGCCGATGGCACGATCAGTGCCGATGGTCGGCCGCTGACCCAGATCGGGGTCTATCTTCCCGCGGATCCGAAGGCGATGACCCATGTTGCGGGCACGCTGTTCGATCCGGGCGGCGCCACCCAGCCGGTGCTTGACAGCAGTATCCTGCAGGGGTTCGTCGAGCAGTCGAATGTCGAGCCGGTGACCGAAATCTCCCGGATGATCGAGGTTCAGCATGCCTATGAACTCGGCCAGAAGTTTCTCGAACGCGAGGATGAGCGCATCCGCGATGTGATCCGGACCCTCGGGTCCAGCAGCTGA
- the flgH gene encoding flagellar basal body L-ring protein FlgH, with product MRPLVLVFCATALLVPAACDRLKEVGRPPSFKPVEGSNSYYAMTDSTTLPMEVERRSPLDNSSLWAHGRQSLLGDHRAGRRGDILTVVIEIDEKAEISNTTARSRSGATSMGVPQLLGIPQRINKALPDGVTMDNAVDADSSSSHSGNGSVKRKEKLTLRIAATVTDVLNNGVMKIEGSQEVRVNYEMRELLVSGYVRPEDISRQNEITYDKIAAARISYGGRGQIMDVQQPRIGHQIADIILPF from the coding sequence ATGAGACCCCTTGTCCTTGTTTTCTGCGCCACGGCGCTGCTCGTTCCGGCGGCCTGCGACCGGCTGAAAGAGGTCGGCCGGCCCCCGTCCTTCAAACCCGTAGAAGGGTCCAACTCCTATTACGCGATGACGGACAGCACGACATTGCCTATGGAGGTCGAGCGTCGCAGCCCGCTCGACAATTCCTCGCTCTGGGCCCATGGGCGCCAGTCGCTTCTGGGCGATCATCGAGCCGGACGCCGTGGCGACATCCTGACCGTGGTGATCGAGATCGACGAAAAGGCTGAAATCTCGAATACGACCGCGCGGAGCCGGAGCGGCGCCACTTCGATGGGCGTCCCACAGCTCTTGGGTATTCCGCAACGGATCAACAAGGCTCTGCCCGATGGAGTGACGATGGACAATGCCGTCGATGCAGATTCAAGTTCGAGCCATAGCGGTAATGGGTCGGTAAAACGCAAGGAGAAGTTGACGCTTCGGATCGCGGCCACTGTCACCGACGTCCTGAATAATGGCGTCATGAAGATTGAAGGCTCGCAAGAGGTTCGGGTCAATTATGAGATGCGCGAACTTCTGGTTAGCGGTTATGTCCGTCCCGAAGACATCTCGCGTCAGAACGAGATCACCTATGACAAGATTGCGGCAGCCCGCATCTCTTATGGCGGTCGCGGCCAAATCATGGACGTTCAACAGCCACGGATCGGCCATCAGATTGCCGATATCATCCTGCCATTCTGA
- a CDS encoding flagellar basal body-associated FliL family protein yields MGKLLPVIIALVGLALGGGAGFLLKPAPPPPESIDQGTPQGQAEDGGHVAANGQAAGPPPAAGHGGDLSGSSEYVKLNNQFVVPVIHAGRVVALVVMSISLETPTGSSELVFEREPRLRDAFLQVLFDHANAGGFDGAFTESGNLTLLRRALLEASQSVLGPIVSDILITDLVRQDA; encoded by the coding sequence ATGGGCAAGCTCTTACCTGTCATTATTGCGCTCGTCGGCCTTGCGCTCGGCGGCGGTGCGGGGTTCCTTCTGAAACCTGCCCCGCCCCCGCCTGAGTCGATCGATCAAGGCACTCCCCAAGGTCAGGCCGAAGACGGCGGGCATGTGGCGGCCAATGGCCAGGCTGCGGGACCGCCGCCTGCCGCCGGGCATGGCGGCGACCTCTCAGGCAGTTCTGAGTATGTGAAGCTCAACAACCAGTTTGTCGTACCGGTCATCCACGCCGGTAGGGTCGTTGCCCTGGTAGTCATGTCGATCAGTCTTGAGACCCCCACAGGCAGCAGCGAATTGGTCTTCGAACGCGAACCCCGGCTGCGCGATGCCTTCCTGCAGGTCCTTTTCGACCATGCCAATGCGGGCGGCTTCGACGGAGCCTTTACCGAAAGCGGCAACCTGACGCTGCTGCGGCGAGCATTGCTGGAGGCATCGCAAAGCGTGCTGGGTCCGATTGTGTCGGACATCCTCATCACTGACCTCGTTCGGCAAGACGCATAG
- the flgA gene encoding flagellar basal body P-ring formation chaperone FlgA, translating to MRLLVLLAVLGAVLPVVADADILVATRSVRGQTILGPGDVAVVAGEAVGTLTSPEEAIGQEARVNLYAGRPIRISDVGPPAIIERNQIVTLRYQSRGLSIAADARALDRAGVGDALRVMNLASRNTVTGFVAPDGSVVVGASLKP from the coding sequence ATGCGACTGCTTGTCCTCCTTGCCGTTCTAGGCGCTGTATTGCCGGTCGTCGCCGATGCCGACATTCTTGTTGCGACCCGGTCGGTGCGGGGACAGACGATCCTTGGCCCCGGCGATGTGGCAGTGGTTGCCGGAGAGGCGGTCGGCACCCTGACCTCCCCCGAGGAGGCCATCGGTCAGGAGGCGCGGGTCAATCTCTATGCCGGTCGTCCGATCCGGATCAGCGATGTCGGTCCGCCAGCGATCATCGAACGCAACCAGATTGTCACCCTGCGTTATCAGAGCCGCGGCCTCAGCATCGCCGCCGATGCCCGTGCGCTCGACCGGGCCGGTGTCGGCGATGCCCTGCGCGTGATGAATCTTGCCTCCCGCAACACCGTCACCGGATTTGTCGCGCCCGACGGCAGCGTGGTCGTCGGCGCCAGCCTGAAACCCTGA